The following is a genomic window from Solanum stenotomum isolate F172 chromosome 4, ASM1918654v1, whole genome shotgun sequence.
ATTAAAACACTTATGtgtcaatttatttttgtagtttCCTTGTTAGcatgtaacaaaaaaaatgttaccATATGCATACCCTCCGTCACTGTTGGACATTGGTGTCCCTCTCGTCaaaaaactaaagcatatatgctttagtttttggatagcagggcaccaatgtcccaaaagtatgacaggTATCTGCATACTGTTTACGATAGTAcgggtatatttatcctttttcccctCCCTTTTTCTTTATTCATCTGAtttattatactaaaaatagttgtctaacaatatttatttattttagaaaatcaaaagataatttatcgTTTTGTGTTTGTTTTATCTTTCTATTTAAATACTATTACATCTAATATATTTCCCAAgacattacattttatatatttaaaggataatatagtaatattactcttattatttattatttcttaagatgtgtgtcaagtcaatagttgACAATTATTATTAGACGAAGGAAGGGagttattaaaattataaataatttaataagtaactattttttcttatattagctgaaataatttatagtcatCAATAATTATAAAgtattttagattataaatttttttttcttcttaaaatttTGTGCCAAGTCATAGAATATCAACGGAAAAACTACTACTTCTGTGAAGAGTTATAGTGGGCGTTTGACcatattttattgtaaaaaaatttcaaacaataattttaattttgtaaatgaaaaatgatgttTGAAAATTGACAAACCAATCATTGTTgttagaagttttttttttttttttttttttttttttgtgtttatgttttctccaaagaaaaaataaattctattgCATGAGAAATCGTGGGGAATGAAAATTACACAAGTTTAACTTTTAaggatacaattttttttttataactttattGATATAGTTAGTGaaatttaataagaaaaactATATTTTGTAATTTAACTAACATGACAATTTTACTTGTGAAGcgaataataattattttgaccATTTCACTTGATGATGAAAGTTGCTCCACAGTTGTGGAGTAGCTTTCATgtgataaattataattttctgaCTTTATTATACAAAAAGTACATATttataagatatttaaaaagaaattgtaaTTTAAGaataagattttaaaatatcttttagtGAATTCATAGTTTACCTATCTCCTGTTCTTATCACGCTccaaaatattaaacaaaaattcaaatttaaacattctagaaatcaaataaaagtaGTACAACTCTAGAACTAAATAGTAGGGGTCATTTGGTTCAACAATTAAATTATCCAGGGGTCTATAATATAGAAATTTGTAATGTGGAgttaataatatatgaattataCAGTGAGAATTATTAATGCATGTTTAATcattttaagatttttaaaacatatattgCAAATACTATACTTTTATTCGATGGTCTATCTCCCATAAAATAACtatcttcattttaatttgtttatcgaaatttaaagaataaattttttttttgaatttttggtttTATGCCAAAATGTGATATAATTTGAGGTCTTATTACATGTCATCTGAAAAGTTAAGAAGCCTCAAAAACagaaagatatattttttaaaataaattaaaaagaaaaataagataaataaattgaaatgaagcctgctaagaaataaaattaaagagcaTTTGCTACATACTATATATCTTTTAACAACTGTTTCTTTCTAGCTTTTCATGtgacatatttaaaatcataataaataatattttgatacatttgacatatTTAGTTTActattacaaaattaaaatattattttatttaaaatatttatatatattttttattatggaAAGGTCTACTAAAATGTGGTAGGAAAGTTCCTCTGTGTTCTTGCACCCAAAAGGAAACAAAACGGAAAAACTTCATACTATAGTTGTCCGCCGTCAACGAAAATATTTTCAGGTAAATTTTTCTATAAagtttatatttatacatttgtaaattttttcattaaatctGTTCCTTGTTAGCATAATAAGGATAAATATGACATTTTTAATCCTAATATATTTTTCTGCTTGTTGGGTCAATTGCCTTGCATTGGGTTTGGATTATTTTGATGTTacctttgagtttttttttttttttttggtcaaataaatttaagataaaatttgtatatttgtcacttttttttttagctgTTTATCAACTTCTTGAGATTGTCTGTTCATTAGAATTTATCTATTctaatatgttcttttatgtaaGAAGCTGGATTCGGTCAAACCCAATAACTTTTACTTAAATAGAGTATTTGAATCAAgaagtttgttgaatatatacAAGTTTTGATTTAAAACCTAGTTATAATCACTTATAGTCATTATTCTTAAATTCAGAATccataaagttaaaattttggcTCCGGCACAGTGCAAGATGGTCCTTGTGCAAAGGTGGATCCATTGTCAAATATTTGTAGATTTTTAATGAGCTTTTTAATTACTCCCTTCTTCTCAATTTTGTATgagttagtttgatttgatacgAAGTTTAAGATAAAAGGAaggacttttgaaacttgtggtctaaaataagtcatatatatttatgtggcgagaaatcatttcattaaggataaaatgagcacgttaaagttaaaatgttactaaatatatacattctttttgggactggtTAAAAAcgaaagtaagtcatataaagtGGAACAACAAAGAGTAATACATATACAATGTATGCCTGAAAGCTACTTCGTTCACGTGAACCATAGCTCCTGTCTCTATACTATGAACTTCTTGCTTGTAAGAAGTTATATTGTTACGGTTATAAACATTTCTTTTTATGTTGTTTTCCTTTGTGGAATGGAAAAGGGAGAGGTTTTGGGATTAACTTAGAGGGAGATATTGTGAGTTTGAATCTTGATGTTTACTCTTCTTTATGTATTCATGCGTTATCTAGTGTGTCTCGAAagggaaaaacaaagaaattgtGTTAGATGATGGGAATGCGTTAGGTTTTTATGTGGTGATTGTTTTTGCAGACTTTACATCCTGAACTACTTGCTGCAAGCAGAGTTTCTCTCATATTGATTGTTACAGCGGATAATGGCTGTTTGTGGTTCAAGAACTTCTCATATTGGCCATTTTGTTAGTAATATGGCTGCTAGGCGCCTGCATTATGGATTGGCGGTAAATAATAGTAGCGTCTCTTATAGCAATAGGAGCGTTGAGAATGTTAGAAAAGCAAAcattagtttgagaaataaaGGCCAACCTCACAACTTCATGTTGTCTCAATATTATAGAACTGGTGTTGCAAAAAGGAAGGGACATTACAGTTGGTATGAAGGATTTGGATTAGAAGGTTTTCGTGTTTTATCACTTGCACGTTTCTCTTCTGGAACTACTGCTCCCGGCAGCCTGTCTTGTGATAATACTAAGGGAAAGGAACAAACTGTGAGTACTATTGATTCTTCTGAAGGAAAGATACACCTGAAGCTGAATTCGGGATCATTTTACCTGCCTCATCCTGCTAAAGCAAAAACTGGTGGAGAGGATGCTCATTTCATTTGTGATCCTGCACAAGCTATAGGTGTAGCTGATGGGGTCGGTGGATGGGCTGATCTTGGTATTGATGCGGGAGAATATGCCCGTGAGTTAATGTCTAACTGTATGTCTGTGATACAAGAGGAACCTAAGGATTCCGTAGACCTTATCAGGGTCCTGGAGAAAGCTTACATGAGAACAAAAGCAAAAGGTTCTTCAACTGCTTGTATCGTTGCACTCACTGATGAAGGTCTTTATGCCGTTAATTTAGGAGACAGCGGATTTATGTTGGTTAGGCATGGATCTGCTATATTTAAATCCCCTGTACAACAGCATGGTTTTAATTTTCCCTATCAACTGGAAGGCAGCAGTGCTGGTGATTCGCCTAGCTTGGCCCAAGTGTTTAAAATTACAGTAGCTCCAGGAGATATCGTAGTTGCTGGTACAGATGGGctttttgataatttatatgATGCAGATATCACGGAAGTTGTGGTTCATGCTGTGGAAGCTGGCTTAGCGCCACAGATGACTGCTCAAAAGATAGCAGCATTGGCACAGCAAAGAGCAATGGACACAACTAAGCCATCACCTTTCTCTGATGCAGCCAAAGAGGCCGGATTTGAGTACCATGGGGGGAAACTTGATGACATAACCGTAGTTGTTTCTTATGTAACTAGCAATGCCAATCCATTGACAAATTGAGATTCTTAGTTTGAGCCTCAATCTTTGATGTTTTTGAAGTAGGCGTGCAGCTGACTGTGACTAGCAATTCGCCTAGTGGTGCTCCTTGATCCGTCAAGTGTTTTAGTTCCTAGATTTATAGTACGGAGGCATGTCTATATGTTGTATACGATGCTTATATATTGTATACCATGATCTAATTGATAGAAGTCTTAATTGATAAATTGTTCTTGTTGACATTGATGGATTCAAAGACACTGTTCTTTGGAAGTAATGTTTCTGTCTGTGTGGTTCTGTTTTGTTTGTTATGATTTCTTAAAAGCTATAACCTCCACCTTATTTAGCAGAAAAGGAATATGAAGGATCATTTCATTTGTTTATCTCGGAATAACTAATCCTGATACTATTATCCCACCCTTTGGTAGGGTCGTAGGAATATCTTATCCCGGAACTAATTACTGCTGCTGAAATCATATCATAGCAGGGTGATGCCTGTGAATAAGGTTGGAGAATTGAAATAATGAATGatattagtatatattattCCTGGATAACAAATGTCATCCACCACATAcatcatcttcatctttatTGAATCACAATGACTGgtatattttctactttttctCAGGAAGTTTCTCTAACAACTCCGGAATGACATCGAAAAGATCACCCACGAGTCCATAATCAGCAACCTGCAGTTCAAAGAAAGCAACGTTTTCAACATGGATTCCTTGCCAGttcaaaataaattgtaaaaaGCACCAAGATATTAGGACGCAATGTGTTTTCTTGTGGCATGTATGGTCGTTGTGGTATTATAGCACCCTGGCGTTcccaaaataacatatataaataaataagttgtCTTCCTCTTTTTGTATGTGCCACATGATTCTGCACATTTCAGCCGGCTtgatataattttgtttttggtaaGATATGGCACTTCggtctaactcaaccccaaaagcaaGCTCATGAGGGGTGAATTGTTCAAGTCCTATAAAGAGACCACTTTCCCAATCAATGTGTGACTCTACCCCACTCTAACACTCCCTTCACACTGAGGCCAAACAGAAGTGTGGACAATATAACATGGGCCCCCAAATAGGGAACAAGTTAGCTCTCATACCATGTAAGATGACACTTGAGGCTAACTTAATCCCCGAAGCTAGCTCATGAAGGGAGAGAGTTGCCTAAATGGCTAAATCTATATAAGGAGACCACCAATCTGCTCACCATCCAACGTGGGATTCTAACCCACTCTAACATAAATAACTATATTAGGTTGGATGAAGAGATGAAGGTGAGACGAGGGTTATCAGTTATTTCCGTTTCTAGCTGAGGTAAAATTGGATGGCATGTCCACTACATCAACTTCTTAAGTTGCTccaaaatttcaaagaaatataTTCTGTTTTACTTCCCTAATAACTGACAATAAATAACTTCTATTTTACTTATTGGGAATGTAACTGATAAATCGGAACTTCATCAAAAGCAGTAAACCAGTGAGTTTGTATCTTCGTCACCCTCCCTCTCGATTATGTGAAATAACATAAGAGTGAGAAAAGGGATCATGTAATGCATGTGAGAGAGAAAAGAAACACATTGACCCTTACCTGGAATATGGGGGCATCTGCATCTTTATTTACAGCAACAATGACCTTGGAATCTCTCATGCCTGCTATGTGTTGAATCGCACCAGAAACACCAAATGCCATATACAATTCTGGGGCAACAATTTTCCCAGTTTGGCCAACCTGAAATAgagaaggaaaaacaaaaactacATTCAAAAAAGCTGACAAACATGAAAAATGACGGGGCAGTCATTATAGTTCCAGTTTCTTGAAAACAAAATTTCGGAGAGACAAATACCACTACTTAAAAACTATTTCAAGTATTTTACTTAACAAAATTTTTGTGTCTGACTTGTTATACCATAAATATGACTTGCTTAGATGAAAGAAAAGATATTAAAGGCAACAGGTTACTACAGTTTACGTAAGTGAAAATCCATTTAACATTTCTGAAGGCAAGTAATTGAGTCACCTGAAGCAACAAGTATGTCTAGTCTTACCTGGAGATCGTTGGGAACAAATCCAGCATCCACTGCAGCACGAGTGGCACCAACTGCACAACAGAGGTAATCCAATTTAATGAACAAATGAAAAGCAGATTGAAATCAGAATTATGCAAGTTATTGCTAAGAAATGGGAAGGccttttgaatttgaaatatgtTAAGGATAGATTGATAAAGGATAAAGAAGTAGCAGAAAAAAGCACAAGCTGAATACAGCAGAAGTCATGGGAGAGGGAAAACCTGCGGCACCGATTTTCTCTGCAAGCTTATCTATCATTTTGAAGTTCTCAGCACTCTTTACACCTCGTCCACCAGTAACTACAATACGTGCATTTCCAAGATCTGGGCGCTCCGAAATTTGTGCGGAAAGCTTTACATATGTCGACTTAGCAACTGACTCGTCTGTAAAAAAAGCTAACCTCATTTTAGGTTCTAACTTACTGACGTTTCTTT
Proteins encoded in this region:
- the LOC125862923 gene encoding probable protein phosphatase 2C 55 codes for the protein MAVCGSRTSHIGHFVSNMAARRLHYGLAVNNSSVSYSNRSVENVRKANISLRNKGQPHNFMLSQYYRTGVAKRKGHYSWYEGFGLEGFRVLSLARFSSGTTAPGSLSCDNTKGKEQTVSTIDSSEGKIHLKLNSGSFYLPHPAKAKTGGEDAHFICDPAQAIGVADGVGGWADLGIDAGEYARELMSNCMSVIQEEPKDSVDLIRVLEKAYMRTKAKGSSTACIVALTDEGLYAVNLGDSGFMLVRHGSAIFKSPVQQHGFNFPYQLEGSSAGDSPSLAQVFKITVAPGDIVVAGTDGLFDNLYDADITEVVVHAVEAGLAPQMTAQKIAALAQQRAMDTTKPSPFSDAAKEAGFEYHGGKLDDITVVVSYVTSNANPLTN